A single window of Nocardioides kongjuensis DNA harbors:
- a CDS encoding acyl-CoA dehydrogenase family protein: protein MAINLEVPKKHRALVDQAHQVAMNMLRPISRKYDIAEHEYPKELDMLAAMIDGLSESGASEGAGATGVRRDSDDSDKKSVKNGANLASVTSVAEMCWGDTGLLLSMPRQGLGNSAIASVANDEQLERFKGRWASMAITEPSFGSDSAAISTTAVLDGDEYVINGEKIFVTSGERSDCIVVWATLDKSLGRAAIKSFVVEKGTPGVKVERLEEKLGIRASDTAVITFTDARVPKENLLGSPEINVEQGFAGAMATFDNTRPLVAAMAVGCARASLDLTRDLLKEAGIEVDYDKPAILQSAAAAKFLQLESDWEAGRLLTLQAAWMADNRKPNSLEASMAKAKAGRVGSDVTLSCVELCASIGYSEEELLEKWARDSKILDIFEGTQQIQQLIVARRVLGLSSAELK from the coding sequence ATGGCGATCAACCTGGAAGTCCCGAAGAAGCACCGGGCCCTGGTCGACCAGGCCCACCAGGTCGCGATGAACATGCTGCGACCGATCTCCCGCAAGTACGACATCGCCGAGCACGAGTACCCCAAGGAGCTCGACATGCTCGCGGCGATGATCGACGGGCTCTCCGAGTCCGGCGCGAGCGAGGGCGCCGGCGCGACCGGCGTACGCCGTGACAGCGACGACTCCGACAAGAAGAGCGTCAAGAACGGCGCGAACCTGGCCTCGGTGACCTCGGTCGCCGAGATGTGCTGGGGCGACACCGGCCTGCTGCTCTCGATGCCCCGCCAGGGCCTCGGCAACTCGGCGATCGCCTCGGTCGCCAACGACGAGCAGCTCGAGCGCTTCAAGGGCCGCTGGGCGTCGATGGCTATCACCGAGCCGTCGTTCGGCTCCGACTCGGCCGCCATCTCGACCACCGCGGTCCTCGACGGCGACGAGTACGTCATCAACGGCGAGAAGATCTTCGTCACCTCCGGCGAGCGCTCCGACTGCATCGTGGTGTGGGCGACGCTCGACAAGTCGCTCGGCCGGGCGGCGATCAAGTCCTTCGTGGTCGAGAAGGGCACGCCGGGCGTGAAGGTCGAGCGGCTCGAGGAGAAGCTCGGCATCCGGGCCTCCGACACCGCCGTGATCACCTTCACCGACGCGCGGGTCCCGAAGGAGAACCTCCTCGGCTCGCCGGAGATCAACGTCGAGCAGGGCTTCGCCGGTGCGATGGCGACCTTCGACAACACCCGGCCGCTGGTCGCCGCGATGGCCGTGGGCTGCGCCCGCGCCTCGCTCGACCTGACCCGCGACCTGCTCAAGGAGGCGGGGATCGAGGTCGACTACGACAAGCCCGCCATCCTGCAGAGCGCGGCCGCGGCCAAGTTCCTGCAGCTGGAGTCCGACTGGGAGGCCGGGCGCCTGCTCACCCTCCAGGCGGCGTGGATGGCCGACAACCGCAAGCCGAACTCGCTCGAGGCCTCGATGGCCAAGGCGAAGGCCGGCCGGGTCGGCTCCGACGTCACCTTGTCGTGCGTCGAGCTGTGCGCCTCGATCGGCTACAGCGAGGAGGAGCTGCTCGAGAAGTGGGCCCGCGACTCCAAGATCCTCGACATCTTCGAGGGCACCCAGCAGATCCAGCAGCTGATCGTGGCCCGCCGGGTCCTCGGCCTCTCGAGCGCCGAGCTCAAGTGA
- a CDS encoding DUF6458 family protein, translating to MYIGLGIVLLVLGLILVLDVITVDLSFVDDGALGTILIVAGALAIVLSLLYAPPWRREARDTVVHHRDDPRY from the coding sequence ATGTACATCGGATTGGGAATCGTCTTGTTGGTCCTTGGCCTGATTCTCGTCTTGGACGTGATCACCGTCGACCTGAGCTTCGTCGACGACGGCGCTCTCGGAACGATCCTGATCGTCGCCGGGGCGCTGGCCATCGTGCTGTCGCTGCTCTACGCCCCGCCGTGGCGCCGTGAGGCTCGTGACACCGTCGTCCACCACCGCGACGACCCCCGCTACTAG
- a CDS encoding mechanosensitive ion channel family protein — protein sequence MNIDDSLQNALDRFIGFLPNLIAFLVLLIIGLIVAKLIQVAVRKGLEMTGIDGHVERSSAHAYLSRALPGVGVSRAVSLVVFWFVLVFFAVAAVTALEIRELTIFMNEVLAYLPNVLVAIAIFVIAALLSSGVATGVSRMMGDTPTGKIVATVLPAVVMVIAMFMILEQLQIAPEIVRIAFAATMGALALGLALAFGLGGRPVAQRVLEDAYAKGREEAVRARAGRRAAGSTGTAGTYARPSVDPSGVATQQFDVAADDPLAGSRAREGRGDPL from the coding sequence ATGAACATCGACGACAGCCTGCAAAACGCATTGGACAGATTCATCGGCTTCCTGCCCAACCTGATCGCGTTCCTGGTGTTGCTGATCATCGGACTCATCGTCGCCAAGCTGATCCAGGTCGCCGTGCGGAAGGGCCTTGAGATGACGGGGATCGACGGCCACGTGGAGCGCTCGAGCGCGCACGCCTACCTGTCCCGTGCGCTGCCTGGAGTCGGTGTGTCACGCGCGGTGTCGCTGGTCGTGTTCTGGTTCGTGCTGGTCTTCTTCGCGGTAGCAGCCGTGACCGCCCTGGAGATCCGCGAGCTGACGATCTTCATGAACGAGGTTCTGGCCTACCTGCCGAACGTGCTGGTCGCGATCGCCATCTTCGTCATCGCTGCTCTGTTGTCGAGCGGCGTCGCTACGGGCGTCTCGCGGATGATGGGCGACACGCCGACCGGGAAGATCGTCGCGACCGTGCTGCCTGCAGTCGTCATGGTCATCGCGATGTTCATGATCCTGGAGCAGCTGCAGATCGCTCCTGAGATAGTGCGGATCGCCTTCGCCGCAACGATGGGCGCGCTTGCCCTGGGGCTTGCCCTGGCCTTCGGTCTGGGTGGCCGTCCGGTCGCACAGCGCGTCCTCGAGGACGCCTACGCGAAGGGCCGCGAGGAGGCGGTACGCGCGCGGGCCGGCCGGCGTGCCGCAGGGTCAACAGGTACCGCAGGCACGTACGCACGTCCTTCCGTGGACCCGAGCGGTGTAGCCACCCAGCAGTTCGACGTGGCCGCCGACGATCCGCTGGCCGGGTCCCGTGCTCGTGAGGGTCGCGGCGACCCGCTGTGA
- a CDS encoding LysR family transcriptional regulator substrate-binding protein has product MQDLRIAFVPGVTPDKWARAWRERNPRIRLHLLPVEEEQQRAVIDAGEADMALVRLPVDLDRPAPLHCVRLYDEVPVVVAAREHFVAAADPETPIPLADLADEQLVRPHPSGWTPAVEQLPFPEMSVKDAIEVAASGSGIVIVPMSVARLHHRKDVVQRPVELDPTTVALVWLREADSPVHQDFVGVVRGRRASSSR; this is encoded by the coding sequence ATGCAGGACCTGCGGATCGCCTTCGTTCCCGGAGTGACCCCTGACAAGTGGGCGCGGGCCTGGCGGGAGCGCAACCCGCGGATCCGCCTCCACCTCCTCCCCGTCGAGGAGGAGCAGCAACGCGCCGTCATCGATGCCGGCGAGGCGGACATGGCGCTGGTGCGGCTGCCGGTGGACCTCGACCGGCCCGCGCCACTGCACTGCGTGCGCCTGTACGACGAGGTGCCGGTCGTCGTGGCCGCGCGCGAGCACTTCGTGGCAGCGGCGGACCCCGAGACGCCGATCCCGCTCGCCGACCTCGCCGACGAGCAACTGGTCCGTCCGCACCCGTCGGGCTGGACCCCGGCCGTCGAGCAGCTGCCGTTCCCCGAGATGAGCGTCAAGGACGCGATCGAGGTCGCCGCGTCCGGCAGCGGGATCGTGATCGTCCCGATGTCCGTGGCCCGGCTGCACCACCGCAAGGACGTCGTGCAGCGTCCGGTCGAGCTCGACCCGACCACCGTCGCGCTCGTCTGGCTGCGCGAGGCCGACAGCCCTGTCCACCAGGACTTCGTCGGGGTCGTGCGCGGGCGCCGCGCCAGCAGCAGCCGCTAG
- a CDS encoding methyltransferase: protein MTRRPPDSRTVPFGSLTIRYDDRVLAPREWTQTQALWANDLLAVVPPGPVLELCSGVGHLGLLAVHGTDRRLVCVDVDPVACAYAVDNAAAAGRAELVDVRNVSLSEFRSDEVFALVVADPPWVRTDLVGCFPADPVLAIDGGTDGLDRARECVRLIDRHLHPEGAALLQLGSYAEAEALAAELPGTLSVASSRAEPGRGLVVRLLRPQ, encoded by the coding sequence ATGACCCGCCGTCCCCCGGACAGCCGGACCGTCCCGTTCGGCTCCCTGACCATCAGGTACGACGACCGCGTGCTCGCGCCGCGGGAGTGGACCCAGACGCAGGCGCTGTGGGCCAACGACCTTCTGGCCGTCGTACCTCCCGGCCCCGTCCTCGAGCTGTGCAGCGGCGTGGGCCACCTCGGTCTGCTCGCCGTGCACGGCACGGACCGCCGCCTGGTCTGCGTCGACGTGGATCCCGTTGCCTGCGCCTACGCCGTCGACAACGCGGCGGCGGCGGGCCGGGCCGAGCTCGTCGACGTGCGGAACGTGTCGCTGTCGGAGTTCAGGTCCGACGAGGTGTTCGCCCTGGTCGTCGCCGACCCGCCCTGGGTGCGTACCGACCTCGTCGGCTGCTTCCCCGCCGACCCGGTGCTGGCCATCGACGGCGGCACCGACGGCCTGGACCGCGCCCGCGAGTGCGTCCGCCTCATCGACCGCCATCTGCACCCCGAGGGAGCAGCACTGCTGCAGCTCGGTTCCTACGCCGAGGCCGAGGCACTGGCTGCCGAGCTCCCCGGCACGCTGAGCGTCGCGTCCAGCCGCGCGGAGCCCGGCCGAGGCCTCGTGGTGCGGCTCCTGCGACCCCAGTGA
- the def gene encoding peptide deformylase — protein MPEDLDDTTPEAPLAPYGPLPRNGRVRPMTRWGTPVMHRPQAKVEVYDEALTALAADMVASMYAADGVGLAACQIGEDVAMFVFDCPDAEGRRVVGVVCNPVLVEPEGVSRRLDDSPEGCLSYPGAFVDCARPDYAVVEGTGLDGRPVRFEGDGLLAKCLQHETDHTLGTVFGDRISAKAMKKLRKQHDAAAEDYPPEWPT, from the coding sequence ATGCCCGAGGACCTCGACGACACCACTCCGGAGGCCCCGCTGGCGCCGTACGGACCGCTTCCCCGCAACGGGCGGGTCCGTCCGATGACGAGGTGGGGCACACCGGTGATGCACCGGCCGCAGGCGAAGGTCGAGGTGTACGACGAGGCGCTCACCGCGCTGGCCGCCGACATGGTCGCGAGCATGTACGCCGCCGACGGCGTCGGGCTGGCCGCCTGCCAGATCGGCGAGGACGTCGCGATGTTCGTCTTCGACTGCCCCGACGCCGAGGGCCGGCGCGTGGTCGGAGTCGTCTGCAACCCGGTCCTGGTCGAGCCCGAGGGCGTCTCCCGGCGCCTGGACGACAGCCCCGAGGGCTGCCTGTCGTACCCCGGCGCCTTCGTGGACTGCGCCCGGCCCGACTACGCGGTGGTCGAGGGCACGGGTCTCGACGGCCGGCCGGTGCGCTTCGAGGGCGACGGACTGCTGGCCAAGTGCCTCCAGCACGAGACGGACCACACGCTCGGCACCGTCTTCGGTGACCGCATCTCCGCGAAGGCGATGAAGAAGCTGCGCAAGCAGCACGACGCCGCGGCCGAGGACTACCCGCCGGAGTGGCCCACCTGA
- a CDS encoding galactokinase family protein, which yields MVTVVARAPGRVNLIGEHTDYNAGLCLPFAIRLGTEAAVGVRPDGRLRVTSTEADPADTTWQEYVVGVVAELRRLGWEVPGLDIALTSTVPLGGGLSSSAALECAVAAAVAGLLEVPLDGGTRRSLAEACRRAETDHVGAPTGGMDQLASMLGAEGHVLLIDFSDPDGPRTTPVPLPVGEDGLALLVTDTRVRHALADGDGGYAQRRHECAAGDPRRLRHVATENDRVHAAVAAIGERDWAELGVLMTASHASLREDYEVSVPQLDLAVDTALSTGAMGSRMTGGGFGGCTITLVAADRVHVVREAVDAAYAERGWARPAHHLVEPGPGAEVLSPVR from the coding sequence GTGGTCACTGTCGTCGCGCGCGCCCCCGGCCGGGTCAACCTCATCGGTGAGCACACCGACTACAACGCCGGGCTCTGCCTGCCGTTCGCGATCCGGCTCGGGACCGAGGCCGCCGTCGGCGTTCGCCCCGACGGGCGGCTGCGGGTGACCAGCACGGAAGCAGACCCTGCCGACACCACCTGGCAGGAGTACGTCGTCGGCGTGGTCGCCGAGCTGCGCCGGCTCGGCTGGGAGGTACCCGGCCTCGACATCGCGCTGACCTCGACGGTGCCGCTCGGCGGTGGCCTGTCCAGCTCGGCCGCGCTGGAGTGCGCTGTCGCTGCCGCGGTCGCCGGCCTCCTGGAGGTCCCGCTCGACGGCGGCACCCGACGCTCCCTCGCCGAGGCGTGCCGCCGGGCCGAGACCGACCACGTCGGCGCGCCGACCGGCGGGATGGACCAGCTCGCCAGCATGCTCGGCGCCGAGGGCCACGTCCTGCTGATCGACTTCAGCGACCCCGACGGCCCCAGGACGACGCCCGTCCCTCTCCCGGTCGGCGAGGACGGCCTGGCGCTGCTGGTCACCGACACCAGGGTCCGGCACGCACTCGCCGACGGCGACGGCGGCTACGCCCAGCGCCGGCACGAGTGCGCCGCCGGTGACCCGCGTCGGCTGCGTCACGTCGCCACGGAGAACGACCGGGTGCACGCCGCCGTCGCGGCCATCGGCGAGCGCGACTGGGCCGAGCTGGGCGTGCTGATGACCGCCTCCCACGCATCGCTGCGTGAGGACTACGAGGTGTCCGTCCCGCAGCTCGACCTGGCCGTCGACACCGCCCTGTCCACCGGGGCGATGGGCTCGCGGATGACCGGCGGCGGCTTCGGCGGCTGCACGATCACGCTCGTCGCGGCCGACCGGGTGCACGTCGTACGGGAGGCGGTGGACGCCGCCTACGCCGAGCGGGGCTGGGCGAGGCCCGCCCACCACCTCGTCGAGCCCGGACCGGGCGCCGAGGTGCTCAGCCCTGTGCGATGA
- a CDS encoding nucleosidase, translating to MPRPLIVAATRAEVAHVPPGFDILVTGMGKTAAATALTRHLAVRSDLGDLEVVNLGTAGGLHDGLSAESGLYEIGTVLNHDINADAIRALGYDPRERLVVGPGETVLATGDVFVTDPLVRSRLAEQAQLVDMEGYAVAYVAQELGVPVRLVKHVSDNADEGAREWASLVDRSARVLGDWVATHLR from the coding sequence GTGCCCCGCCCGCTCATCGTCGCCGCGACCCGCGCCGAGGTCGCCCACGTCCCGCCCGGCTTCGACATCCTGGTCACCGGCATGGGCAAGACCGCAGCGGCCACCGCGTTGACCCGGCACCTCGCCGTCCGCAGCGACCTCGGCGACCTCGAGGTCGTCAACCTCGGCACCGCCGGTGGCCTGCACGACGGCCTGTCCGCCGAGTCGGGGCTGTACGAGATCGGCACCGTGCTCAACCACGACATCAACGCCGACGCGATCCGGGCGCTCGGCTACGACCCGCGCGAGCGGCTCGTCGTCGGACCGGGGGAGACGGTGCTCGCGACCGGCGACGTCTTCGTCACCGACCCGCTCGTCCGCTCTCGGCTGGCCGAGCAGGCGCAGCTGGTCGACATGGAGGGCTACGCCGTCGCGTACGTCGCCCAGGAGCTCGGCGTACCGGTCCGGCTGGTCAAGCACGTCTCCGACAACGCCGACGAGGGCGCGCGGGAGTGGGCCTCCCTGGTCGACCGCAGTGCCCGGGTCCTCGGAGACTGGGTGGCGACCCACCTGCGGTGA
- a CDS encoding helix-turn-helix domain-containing protein, whose protein sequence is MLFQSDGLEETEEFLSANYAPMRIGSTTASSPTRIVRAVAPGVSVDRLELGFEMAYDVEPLQMICLCDIDSGTIDDHAPDGTTAESFGVGELFSFSPPDRAYTGTINRATYTITLLDPTVLARVASPAPGHDTVELTGHRPVDAAAARRVRAAIDHLDQAVLSDPDAVASPLVLGTAVRYLAAQVLEAFPNTSAAGPSAADSRDAHPAAVRRAIAFMDANADLDLSPAEVAAAASVSVRSLQLAFRRHLDTTPMTYLRDLRLAGARRDLAAAGAGDGASVTDIALRWGFTHQGRFGQAYRRAYDETPGATRRRG, encoded by the coding sequence GTGTTGTTCCAAAGTGACGGTCTCGAGGAGACCGAGGAGTTCCTGAGCGCGAACTACGCACCGATGCGGATCGGGAGCACGACCGCGAGCTCGCCGACGCGGATCGTCCGAGCGGTCGCCCCGGGAGTCAGCGTCGACCGCCTCGAGCTCGGGTTCGAGATGGCCTACGACGTCGAGCCCCTCCAGATGATCTGCCTGTGTGACATCGATTCCGGCACCATCGACGACCACGCCCCCGACGGGACGACGGCCGAGAGCTTCGGTGTCGGGGAGCTCTTCTCCTTCTCGCCGCCGGACCGTGCCTACACCGGCACCATCAACCGGGCGACGTACACGATCACCCTCCTCGACCCGACCGTCCTGGCGCGCGTCGCGTCACCGGCGCCGGGCCACGACACGGTCGAGCTGACCGGGCACCGGCCGGTCGATGCCGCGGCAGCCCGGCGCGTCCGGGCCGCGATCGACCACCTCGACCAGGCCGTCCTGTCCGACCCGGACGCCGTGGCCAGCCCCTTGGTGCTCGGGACCGCGGTGCGCTACCTGGCCGCCCAGGTGCTCGAGGCGTTCCCCAACACCTCGGCGGCCGGGCCGAGTGCGGCGGACAGCCGCGACGCCCACCCGGCGGCCGTCCGCCGGGCGATCGCCTTCATGGACGCGAACGCCGACCTCGATCTGTCACCTGCGGAGGTCGCGGCGGCGGCGAGCGTCAGCGTGAGGTCGCTGCAGCTCGCCTTCCGGCGCCACCTCGACACCACGCCGATGACCTACCTGCGCGACCTCCGTCTCGCCGGCGCCCGCCGGGACCTCGCCGCGGCCGGAGCAGGTGATGGCGCGAGCGTCACGGACATCGCGCTGCGCTGGGGATTCACGCACCAGGGACGCTTCGGGCAGGCCTACCGGCGGGCGTACGACGAGACGCCCGGCGCCACGCGCCGCCGCGGCTGA
- a CDS encoding acyl-CoA dehydrogenase family protein has product MSLISNLKPGGKHGVPSSESRDPIGYLVAGLNRLAQTDLLDKVRLRKPAEQAVFSVTRTGFKTMTNASRTFAKAGKGGQPGARPTHAAASGVFDLTPGEDEQMLVDVVSEFADEVVRPAAAEADKACAAPDDVLKGSLEIGLPILGLPEALGGVSEERSAMAGTLVAEALAKGDMGLAVATLAPGSVATAIGLWGTDAQQKTYLPAFSAEDGTVPAAALALNEPTVLFDVLNPSTTATRSGDGYVLNGTKSLVARGDSAELFVVGARLDGKPVLFLVESSTEGLAVEGDPAMGVRAASMTKLVLEDVKVPADAVLGETDGSTYTECVRLSRLAWCALAVGTGQAVLDYVTPYVKGREAFGEPIANRQSVAFMVANIAIELQGMRLLTYRAASRAAAGKDFSREVALARKACTDKGMQIGLDGVQLLGGHGFVKEHPVERWYRDLRAIGIMEGTVLV; this is encoded by the coding sequence ATGTCCCTGATCAGCAACCTCAAGCCGGGCGGCAAGCACGGGGTCCCGAGCAGCGAGAGCCGTGACCCGATCGGCTACCTCGTCGCCGGGCTCAACCGGCTCGCCCAGACCGACCTCCTCGACAAGGTCCGCCTCCGCAAGCCGGCCGAGCAGGCGGTCTTCTCCGTCACCCGGACCGGGTTCAAGACCATGACCAACGCGAGCCGCACGTTCGCGAAGGCCGGCAAGGGCGGTCAGCCCGGTGCCCGGCCGACCCACGCTGCCGCGAGCGGCGTCTTCGACCTCACCCCCGGTGAGGACGAGCAGATGCTCGTCGACGTCGTCAGCGAGTTCGCCGACGAGGTCGTCCGCCCCGCCGCGGCCGAGGCCGACAAGGCCTGTGCCGCGCCCGACGACGTGCTCAAGGGCAGCCTCGAGATCGGCCTGCCCATCCTCGGCCTGCCCGAGGCGCTCGGCGGCGTCTCCGAGGAGCGCTCGGCCATGGCCGGCACCCTCGTCGCCGAGGCCCTCGCCAAGGGCGACATGGGCCTCGCGGTCGCCACCCTCGCGCCGGGCTCGGTCGCCACCGCGATCGGCCTGTGGGGCACCGACGCCCAGCAGAAGACCTACCTGCCCGCGTTCAGCGCCGAGGACGGCACCGTCCCCGCAGCCGCGCTGGCGCTCAACGAGCCCACCGTGCTCTTCGACGTGCTCAACCCGTCGACCACCGCCACGAGGTCCGGTGACGGCTACGTCCTCAACGGCACCAAGAGCCTGGTCGCCCGCGGCGACAGCGCCGAGCTGTTCGTGGTCGGTGCCCGGCTCGACGGCAAGCCGGTCCTGTTCCTCGTCGAGTCCTCCACCGAGGGCCTCGCCGTCGAGGGCGACCCGGCGATGGGCGTGCGCGCCGCGTCGATGACCAAGCTGGTCCTCGAGGACGTCAAGGTGCCCGCCGACGCCGTGCTCGGCGAGACCGACGGCTCGACCTACACCGAGTGCGTGCGCCTCTCCCGCCTGGCCTGGTGTGCGCTCGCCGTCGGCACCGGTCAGGCCGTGCTCGACTACGTGACGCCGTACGTCAAGGGACGCGAGGCCTTCGGCGAGCCGATCGCCAACCGCCAGTCGGTGGCGTTCATGGTCGCCAACATCGCGATCGAGCTGCAGGGCATGCGGCTGCTGACCTACCGGGCCGCCTCGCGTGCCGCCGCCGGCAAGGACTTCTCCCGCGAGGTCGCCCTGGCCCGCAAGGCGTGCACCGACAAGGGCATGCAGATCGGCCTCGACGGCGTCCAGCTGCTCGGTGGCCACGGGTTCGTCAAGGAGCACCCGGTCGAGCGGTGGTACCGCGACCTGCGTGCCATCGGCATCATGGAAGGAACGGTGCTCGTCTGA
- a CDS encoding RNA polymerase sigma factor: protein MQPGTGGFAEVYAEHVTPVWRYVRLRVPADADAEDVTSQVFERAMRSWDGYDGARGGVGAWLMGIARHTVADWWRRNGRELPTDPAAPAFAGGTAEDDPEGDALRRLGADDLRRRLGHLTAREREAVALRFGSDLSSTEIAALLGVTPSGARMLVHRAIGRLREVMDDA from the coding sequence ATGCAACCAGGAACCGGCGGGTTCGCCGAGGTGTACGCCGAGCACGTGACGCCCGTGTGGCGCTACGTGCGTCTGCGCGTGCCCGCCGACGCCGATGCGGAGGACGTCACGAGCCAGGTCTTCGAACGTGCGATGCGCTCCTGGGACGGGTACGACGGCGCCCGGGGCGGCGTCGGCGCGTGGCTGATGGGCATCGCGCGGCACACCGTCGCCGACTGGTGGCGCCGCAACGGCCGGGAGCTGCCGACCGATCCTGCGGCACCTGCCTTCGCCGGTGGCACGGCCGAGGACGACCCGGAGGGGGACGCGTTGCGCCGGCTCGGCGCCGACGACCTCCGGCGCCGGCTCGGCCACCTGACCGCCCGGGAACGGGAGGCGGTCGCGCTCCGGTTCGGCAGCGACCTCAGCTCGACCGAGATCGCAGCGCTGCTCGGCGTGACGCCGAGTGGGGCGCGGATGCTGGTGCACCGGGCGATCGGCCGGCTCCGGGAGGTGATGGACGATGCCTGA
- a CDS encoding carboxymuconolactone decarboxylase family protein codes for MSILQRIWVHLRVLASAKRNRGDLAARLVRRPQLLVAQGTYETSLLLMGRMPAHLKTLATAKAAMVVSCEFCLDIGAALARTEGVPEEKLVALLEPDGNPALDADEQLVVAFAAAISASPAVVPDELRSRLEARFTGAQLTELAAEVAWENQRARLNQALGIRPAGFSDGAFCLIAQG; via the coding sequence ATGAGCATCCTCCAGCGGATCTGGGTCCACCTGCGCGTGCTCGCCTCGGCCAAGCGCAATCGGGGCGACCTCGCGGCCCGACTGGTACGACGGCCACAGCTGCTGGTCGCACAGGGCACCTATGAGACGTCGCTGCTGCTGATGGGCCGGATGCCGGCCCACCTCAAGACGCTCGCCACGGCCAAGGCTGCGATGGTCGTCAGCTGCGAGTTCTGCCTCGACATCGGTGCCGCGCTCGCGCGGACCGAGGGGGTGCCGGAGGAGAAGCTCGTCGCCCTGCTCGAGCCGGACGGCAACCCCGCGCTGGACGCCGACGAGCAGCTGGTGGTGGCGTTCGCGGCCGCGATCAGTGCGTCCCCGGCCGTGGTGCCCGACGAGCTCCGCTCGCGGCTCGAGGCGCGGTTCACCGGTGCCCAGCTCACCGAGCTCGCCGCCGAGGTCGCGTGGGAGAACCAGCGTGCCCGCCTCAACCAGGCCCTCGGCATCCGGCCGGCCGGCTTCTCCGACGGTGCCTTCTGCCTCATCGCACAGGGCTGA
- a CDS encoding DUF1269 domain-containing protein, with protein MYDSPLGAAAGEVRFKDLVRRGAVVVTEAVVVSWVRGSHRPHVGHLRRRSPQPGSSVLCALVSVLAHPGPDGARRVAALASRLDGTGIEHQLLVDAHRALGPGTSALLVLASDVNLDVVRPIVEHGRSRRGVVMVHADLIPSAVDVLRNALIPQIG; from the coding sequence GTGTACGACTCGCCGTTGGGCGCCGCTGCTGGGGAGGTTCGGTTCAAGGACCTCGTGCGGCGCGGCGCGGTTGTCGTGACGGAGGCGGTCGTCGTCAGCTGGGTGCGTGGCAGCCATCGTCCACACGTCGGGCACCTTCGCCGGCGGTCACCGCAGCCAGGTAGCTCGGTCCTGTGCGCGTTGGTGTCGGTGCTGGCGCATCCCGGCCCAGACGGCGCACGGCGAGTCGCGGCCCTGGCGTCCCGGCTGGACGGTACGGGCATCGAGCACCAGCTCCTCGTCGACGCGCATCGGGCGCTGGGTCCTGGCACCTCCGCCCTCCTGGTGCTGGCCAGCGATGTCAACCTCGACGTCGTGAGGCCGATCGTCGAGCACGGCCGTTCCCGGCGTGGCGTCGTGATGGTGCATGCGGACCTCATCCCCTCGGCTGTCGACGTGTTGAGGAACGCACTCATCCCCCAGATTGGGTAG
- a CDS encoding Fe-S cluster assembly protein HesB produces the protein MLTLTENACTIVKQMTDAPDVPDSAGLRITQAEAGFAVTAADQAEPGDQVVEQDGATVYLDEDSATKLDAMVLDAGIDDAGTLQFGLLAQA, from the coding sequence ATGCTCACCCTCACCGAGAACGCCTGCACGATCGTCAAGCAGATGACCGACGCCCCCGACGTCCCGGACTCAGCGGGACTGCGCATCACCCAGGCCGAGGCCGGCTTCGCCGTGACCGCGGCCGACCAGGCCGAACCCGGCGACCAGGTCGTCGAGCAGGACGGCGCGACCGTCTACCTCGACGAGGACTCCGCCACCAAGCTCGACGCGATGGTCCTCGACGCGGGCATCGACGACGCCGGGACCCTGCAGTTCGGACTGCTCGCCCAGGCCTAG
- a CDS encoding GlsB/YeaQ/YmgE family stress response membrane protein: MEIIGVIVAGIIIGLLGKLVAPGDKDNIPIWLTILCGIGGVIVGWFVYTAFGGNGSDGVDWVRWIVAIVCSAVLVVIASTVTGRNRKSGFLHH; this comes from the coding sequence ATGGAGATCATCGGAGTCATCGTCGCCGGCATCATCATCGGCCTGCTGGGCAAGCTGGTCGCACCGGGCGACAAGGACAACATCCCGATCTGGCTGACGATCCTGTGCGGCATCGGCGGCGTGATCGTCGGATGGTTCGTCTACACCGCATTCGGGGGCAACGGCAGCGACGGCGTCGACTGGGTGCGATGGATCGTCGCGATCGTCTGCTCCGCCGTTCTCGTCGTCATCGCGTCCACCGTGACCGGGCGCAACAGGAAGTCCGGATTCCTGCACCACTGA